Proteins from one Helicobacter ganmani genomic window:
- a CDS encoding YifB family Mg chelatase-like AAA ATPase, with protein MGLNLLYCAAQVGLEAKIVEVEVSFTRALPSFSITGLAGNAIQESKQRVQSSLLANNFKFPPLKINVNLSPSDIPKQGSFYDLPIALLIALNGTCDLNEITQQNTDSKPPKIFAFGELGLDGRIKDSPSIYPLLFSLLSKQSNSLFLLPKVAQEFYSKLPNLKAYYVDCLQDAIATLQNLPPLESHSCDLPFLHQEIAGEKYYYTQEFPLDFYDIIGQERAKRAALIAACGFHNLLLEGSAGSGKSMIATRIPYILPPLRLYEILQMAANTLEISPHRPFRNPHNSATKAAILGSAVGQNIKPGEIGMAHLGVLFLDELPHFPKSVLESLREPLQNHYFTISRLQAKITCPTNFMFIGAMNPCPCGNLLSLSKECRCNQKEINAYKTKISEPFWDRLDLFVQMQEGKQSAHRVNSLTLQDFILQAFLFQKQRGQTCLNSRLQGAELEKYCVLDSKTKETLEIACEKFGISKRGRDKILRVARTIADLDSSAKIQKEHLLESLSFRKI; from the coding sequence ATGGGATTAAACCTACTCTATTGCGCGGCACAAGTAGGACTTGAAGCAAAAATCGTGGAAGTAGAAGTAAGCTTTACGCGTGCATTGCCCTCTTTTAGCATTACAGGGCTTGCGGGTAATGCGATTCAAGAATCCAAACAACGCGTGCAGTCCTCTTTGCTCGCAAACAACTTTAAATTTCCTCCGCTCAAAATCAATGTTAATCTTTCTCCATCGGATATCCCAAAGCAAGGGAGTTTTTATGACTTGCCTATTGCCTTGCTTATCGCACTCAATGGCACTTGCGACCTCAACGAAATCACGCAACAAAATACAGATTCCAAACCCCCAAAAATCTTTGCCTTTGGAGAACTTGGGTTAGATGGGCGTATCAAGGATAGCCCCTCTATCTATCCTCTACTTTTTTCTCTGTTAAGCAAGCAATCCAATTCCCTCTTTTTATTGCCCAAAGTTGCACAAGAATTTTATTCCAAGCTTCCAAACCTTAAAGCCTATTATGTAGATTGCCTCCAAGACGCCATTGCAACTTTACAAAACTTACCGCCTTTAGAATCGCACTCTTGCGACTTACCCTTTTTGCATCAAGAAATTGCGGGAGAAAAATATTATTACACACAAGAATTTCCACTTGATTTTTATGATATTATTGGACAGGAACGCGCCAAACGCGCCGCACTCATCGCAGCTTGTGGATTCCACAATCTCTTGCTTGAAGGCAGTGCCGGGAGTGGCAAAAGTATGATTGCTACAAGGATTCCTTATATTTTGCCGCCTTTGAGGCTCTATGAAATCTTGCAAATGGCTGCCAACACACTTGAAATCTCTCCGCATAGACCCTTTCGTAATCCACACAATAGCGCAACCAAAGCTGCTATTTTGGGAAGTGCCGTGGGGCAAAATATCAAGCCGGGTGAAATTGGTATGGCACATCTTGGAGTTTTGTTTTTAGACGAGTTACCCCACTTTCCAAAAAGCGTTTTGGAATCCTTGCGCGAGCCATTGCAAAATCATTATTTTACTATTTCGCGCTTGCAGGCAAAAATCACTTGTCCTACAAATTTTATGTTTATTGGTGCGATGAATCCTTGCCCTTGTGGCAATCTCTTAAGCCTTAGCAAGGAGTGCCGCTGCAACCAAAAAGAAATTAACGCCTATAAAACCAAAATTTCCGAGCCATTTTGGGATAGATTGGATTTATTTGTGCAAATGCAAGAGGGCAAACAAAGCGCACATAGAGTGAATTCTCTTACCTTGCAAGATTTCATTTTACAAGCCTTTTTGTTCCAAAAACAGCGCGGACAAACTTGCCTTAACTCCCGCTTACAAGGCGCAGAATTAGAAAAATATTGCGTGTTAGATTCTAAAACAAAAGAAACACTAGAAATTGCTTGCGAAAAATTCGGAATCTCCAAGCGCGGACGCGATAAAATCTTGCGTGTAGCGCGCACGATTGCGGATTTAGACTCCTCTGCAAAGATTCAAAAAGAACATTTGTTAGAATCTCTAAGCTTCCGCAAAATATGA